The Falco peregrinus isolate bFalPer1 chromosome 1, bFalPer1.pri, whole genome shotgun sequence genome has a window encoding:
- the STOX1 gene encoding storkhead-box protein 1 — translation MNPLSQSHSIPLAEGICRTISDMNADHAMVTQETLMEQLVKNYPGIPVPSHKILYNILGTLIKERKIYHTGEGYFIVTPNTYFITNDATEDNRRVPLEDSCSCSSPSLTYLVNIERYADLVKENIPAVSRYRSCHCFPDQSMLCEQRQQQPMNHEPNGGGKKGCSELKLSIQTQGISTSAENHSWDTIKSVTSVKEKLKSKRFGFGLFWRSTSKKEKHKKQYSTFSAQFPPKEWPVRDEDDLDNIPRDIEHEIVKRINPALTVDNLIKHTIFMQKFEEQKKYISKGTLAEVSVVRQNHLSKDCIQKTQSKTAKHTRKTKSKKEKQISRSNRKSHIHELTSQNEKLEENLSLPTRNQQSSNVAMESCVIYKRQIKNPFQGMSWRRNFYVKGYKGTINSQLKSRIRKQERALQRPQSLDSSKPFDYETEQLATETQAVKAKQNKLLHANRSSLQLKKDSLSENFSYLQGSTLQIDNKSKYFLESNISEENIERRRVKKNPGDVKKSPCSYTEDNNVCKEDAKFVLHLKDEYCRCKADTACELLDQTANEFQNVSLSNYTANINPVKTIGVKHRQKTVKKSELVFKYDCASHSGSIKLESEGFTGNCHLLYQKAHDGDTCNSLHLDDNFESNEPCHLPPGHAFSETRACSKAVQKLGTAMSLKNCNMANAYPAQYNATVNKHDSGEHGCKESASFAESIDGSKEYPRDFTEESCLCSQVLAIGHREEEETSLAECTKASTVADFCHANEADSDADALQVFSYDIEVAACCALHSQAKELSNPLGKKRLFLKDACTMISGQNSEGTENHSITGDSGIDSPRWTERKMKLPAKF, via the exons ATGAATCCCCTCTCACAGTCACACTCTATTCCTCTGGCAGAAGGAATATGCCGTACCATATCAGACATGAATGCAGATCATGCGATGGTCACACAGGAAACTTTAATGGAGCAGTTAGTGAAAAACTATCCAG GCATTCCAGTTCCCTCCCACAAAATCTTATATAATATCCTTGGCACTCtaattaaagaaaggaaaatctatCATACGGGAGAAGGATACTTCATTGTGACTCCCAACACATACTTTATCACAAATGATGCCACAGAAGACAATAGAAGGGTCCCACTGGAGGACAGCTGTTCCTGTTCATCACCTTCTCTCACTTACCTGGTAAACATTGAGCGCTATGCAGACctagtgaaagaaaacattcctgCGGTATCCCGTTACAGATCCTGCCATTGTTTCCCTGACCAGAGTATGCTCTGTGAACAAAGACAACAGCAGCCAATGAACCATGAACCTAATGGAGGAGGTAAAAAAGGCTGCAGTGAATTGAAGCTTTCAATTCAAACTCAAGGCATTTCCACATCTGCTGAAAACCATTCCTGGGACACCATAAAATCGGTGACATCTgtgaaagagaaactgaaaagcaaaaggtttggttttggcCTTTTCTGGAGAAgcacttcaaaaaaagaaaaacataagaaGCAGTACTCGACTTTTTCAGCCCAGTTTCCTCCCAAGGAGTGGCCAGTCAGGGATGAAGATGATTTAGATAATATTCCACGTGATATTGAGCATGAAATTGTCAAGCGTATTAACCCTGCCCTTACAGTTGATAATCTGATTAAACACACAATATTTATGCAGAAGTTtgaggagcagaaaaagtaTATCAGTAAGGGTACCTTGGCTGAAGTGTCAGTAGTCAGGCAAAACCATCTTTCAAAGGATTGTATTCAAAAGACACAAagtaaaacagcaaaacacacgaggaaaaccaaatcaaagaaagagaagcagattAGCAGAAGCAACAGGAAATCTCACATACATGAGCTAACATCCCAAAATGAGAAGCTGGAAGAGAACCTTTCACTGCCTACCAGAAACCAACAGTCATCCAATGTAGCCATGGAATCCTGTGTCATATATAAAAGACAAATTAAGAACCCTTTTCAAGGTATGTCATGGAGACGCAACTTTTATGTGAAAGGGTACAAAGGTACAATTAACAGTCAGCTGAAGTCCCGGATTCGAAAGCAAGAAAGGGCTTTACAAAGGCCGCAGTCCTTGGACTCCTCAAAACCCTTTGACTATGAAACTGAACAGCTGGCCACTGAAACACAGGCTGTGAAAGCTAAGCAAAACAAGCTACTCCATGCTAATAGGTCTTCCCTCCAACTAAAGAAAGACAGTTTAAGTGAAAACTTTAGTTACCTGCAAGGCAGTACTTTGCAAATAGATAATAAAAGTAAATACTTTCTGGAGAgtaatatttctgaagaaaacatagaaagaagaagagtaaaaaaaaatcctggggATGTTAAAAAATCTCCTTGCTCCTACACTGAAGATAACAATGTGTGCAAGGAAGATGCAAAATTTGTGTTACATCTGAAAGATGAGTATTGCAGGTGCAAAGCTGACACTGCATGTGAGTTATTGGACCAAACAGcaaatgaatttcaaaatgtcagtcTTTCAAATTATACAGCCAATATTAACCCGGTAAAAACAATTGGTGTGAAACACAGACAAAAGACTGTTAAAAAGAGTGAACTTGTATTTAAATACGACTGTGCCAGCCATTCTGGATCAATAAAGCTTGAAAGTGAAGGATTTACTGGTAACTGCCATCTTCTGTACCAAAAAGCACATGATGGTGACACCTGTAACTCATTACACCTGGATGACAATTTTGAAAGCAATGAACCTTGTCACCTGCCTCCTGGCCAtgctttttcagaaacaagagCCTGCAGTAAAGCTGTGCAAAAGCTGGGAACAGCTATGTCCCTAAAAAACTGTAATATGGCTAACGCTTACCCTGCCCAGTACAACGCAACTGTAAACAAACATGACTCTGGAGAGCATGGATGTAAGGAAAGTGCTAGTTTTGCAGAATCAATAGATGGGTCAAAAGAGTATCCAAGAGATTTTACAGAAGAAAGTTGTTTGTGCAGTCAGGTTCTTGCAATAGGtcacagagaggaagaagaaactaGCCTTGCTGAATGTACGAAGGCTTCAACTGTAGCAGATTTCTGCCACGCTAATGAGGCTGACTCAGATGCTGATGCTTTGCAGGTCTTCAGCTATGACATAGAAGTAGCGGCATGCTGTGCTTTGCACTCACAGGCCAAAGAATTGAGCAACCCTCTGGGAAAAAAACGTCTGTTTTTGAAGGATGCATGTACTATGATATCAGGACAGAACTCAGAAGGGACTGAAAACCACAGCATTACAGGAGACAGTGGAATTGACTCCCCAAG GTGGactgaaaggaagatgaagcTTCCTGCCAAATTCTAA